Proteins from a genomic interval of Poecile atricapillus isolate bPoeAtr1 chromosome 1, bPoeAtr1.hap1, whole genome shotgun sequence:
- the STARD10 gene encoding START domain-containing protein 10, giving the protein MSGHDGGMSGRDSVQIPDDRDFGAFRAQCESERGWSLTYSKGGVGVWVQLLEPERALHKIKCRMECRDVPAETLYDVLHDIEYRKKWDTNVIETFDIGRLTANSDVGYYAWRCPKPLKNRDVVTLRSWLPMGSDYIIMNYSVKHPKYPPRKDMVRAVSIQTGYLIEGTGTKSCTITYLAQVDPKGSLPKWVVNKSSQFLAPKAMKKMYKACLKYPEWKQKHDPHFKPWLYPEQSRLPALALSELSLQHADSLENIDESSLAESKEDRGEGSDEDSLT; this is encoded by the exons ATGTCGGGTCACGACGGCGGCATGTCGGGTCGCGACAGCGTGCAGATCCCCGACGACCGGGACTTCGGGGCGTTCCGGGCGCAGTGCGAGTCGGAGCGCGGCTGGAGCCTCACCTACAGCAAGGGCGGGGTGGGAGTCtgggtgcagctgctggagcccgAGCGCGCCCTCCACAAGATCAAG TGCAGGATGGAGTGCAGGGACGTGCCGGCAGAGACGCTCTACGACGTGCTCCATGACATCGAGTACCGCAAGAAGTGGGACACCAATGTCATCGAGACCTTTGACATCGGGAGGCTGACGGCCAACTCCGATGTGGGCTACTACGCCT GGAGGTGTCCCAAGCCCCTGAAGAACCGGGACGTGGTCACACTCCGCTCCTGGCTGCCCATGGGCTCTGACTACATCATCATGAACTACTCTGTCAAGCATCCT AAATACCCACCCCGCAAGGACATGGTACGGGCAGTCTCCATCCAGACAGGCTACTTGATCGAGGGGACGGGCACCAAGAGCTGCACCATCACCTACCTGGCACAGGTAGACCCCAAAG gTTCTTTACCAAAGTGGGTGGTGAACAAATCTTCCCAGTTCCTGGCTCCCAAG GCGATGAAGAAAATGTACAAGGCATGCCTCAAGTACCCTGAGTGGAAGCAGAAGCATGACCCTCACTTCAAGCCCTGGCTATACCCGGAGCAGAGCCGACTCCCAGCCTTGGCACTCTCCGAGCTCTCTCTCCAGCATGCAGATTCCCTGGAAAACATTGATGAGAGCTCCCTGGCCGAGAGCAAGGAGGACCGTGGCGAGGGCAGTGACGAGGACAGCCTGACCTGA